A portion of the Glycine max cultivar Williams 82 chromosome 10, Glycine_max_v4.0, whole genome shotgun sequence genome contains these proteins:
- the LOC100305731 gene encoding histone superfamily protein: MAKGEKKPAEKKPAAEKAPAEKTKAEKKIPKDAASGEKKKKRTKKSVETYKIYIFKVLKQVHPDIGISSKAMGIMNSFINDIFEKLAQESSRLARYNKKPTITSREIQTAVRLVLPGELAKHAVSEGTKAVTKFTSS, from the coding sequence ATGGCCAAGGGAGAGAAAAAACCTGCAGAGAAGAAGCCCGCGGCGGAGAAGGCTCCGGCGGAGAAAACAAAAGCCGAGAAGAAGATCCCGAAGGACGCAGCCTCCGgcgagaagaagaagaagaggacgaagaagagCGTGGAGACGTACAAGATCTACATCTTCAAGGTGCTGAAGCAGGTTCACCCTGACATCGGGATCTCCAGCAAGGCCATGGGGATCATGAACAGCTTCATCAACGACATCTTCGAGAAGCTCGCTCAAGAATCTTCCAGACTCGCGCGCTACAACAAGAAGCCTACCATCACCTCTCGCGAAATCCAGACTGCGGTTCGTCTTGTGCTCCCTGGTGAGCTCGCCAAGCACGCTGTCTCCGAAGGCACCAAGGCTGTAACCAAGTTCACTAGCTCTTGA